A part of Aspergillus flavus chromosome 5, complete sequence genomic DNA contains:
- a CDS encoding gluconate transport-inducing protein (camp independent regulatory protein) has translation MVNGTTTVLEPTFTGYVATTQDALILFEACLTGVLHHVPRRPHDRERGHLVRSGSVFIYEENSSGIKRWTDGVTWSPSRILGNFLVYRELEKPFPPGEKKRAMKKANRRPVPPSRPGEPYPRHDSNGSQGYSPSSTGTFGERSHQSDVERALVGSLVDSYGFKDSGLVKKTMSVTVSGVTHHLVSYYSVEDVMRGILNPPSMVESLRFIRPRAELTQKQSFRAPIDDLETGGMENLNDPSHALYGYRPPQLVAPSGYGMPNPHPEFYMHANPYAATHPPQSAPMTAYSMAGSIPAQPAPNPYLPAPSAPTQIPQKPDDYPQFRAPAQYGTSFDALNHNPLSSSISSAMGAAMPSSLSDRNRSHSDHSPSAYRNSSISSRSVATDATSPMDPATPATYSRGNSFSLAGQLDGASHHSVEQRGMAAFDPSIPRRESNPIPTPYYTGGDRHPYYVGATAPAAHANYPVSTWTTAAPAQPQV, from the coding sequence ATGGTCAACGGCACCACCACGGTGTTGGAGCCTACCTTCACGGGGTACGTTGCGACAACGCAAGATGCATTAATCCTGTTCGAGGCATGTTTGACCGGTGTCCTGCATCATGTGCCCCGCCGACCTCACGATCGTGAGCGTGGACATTTGGTCCGGAGCGGAAGCGTGTTTATCTACGAGGAAAACTCATCGGGAATCAAGCGATGGACAGACGGCGTCACTTGGAGTCCGAGTCGCATTCTGGGCAACTTCTTGGTTTATCGAGAGCTCGAAAAGCCATTCCCCCCGGGCGAGAAGAAGCGAGCGATGAAGAAGGCCAACCGACGGCCGGTACCTCCAAGCAGACCCGGGGAGCCCTATCCACGCCATGACAGCAACGGTAGCCAAGGCTATTCTCCTTCGTCAACCGGGACGTTCGGAGAGAGATCGCACCAGTCTGATGTGGAAAGAGCGCTAGTCGGTTCCTTGGTGGATTCATACGGCTTCAAGGACTCGGGTTTGGtcaagaagacgatgagtgTGACTGTTTCCGGTGTGACGCACCATCTGGTGTCATACTATAGCGTGGAGGATGTGATGAGGGGTATCTTAAACCCGCCGTCGATGGTTGAATCACTGAGATTTATCAGGCCCCGGGCAGAACTGACCCAGAAGCAAAGCTTCCGGGCTCCCATTGATGATCTAGAGACTGGCGGCATGGAGAATCTAAATGACCCGTCTCATGCGTTGTACGGATATCGTCCTCCGCAGTTGGTGGCTCCCTCAGGGTATGGCATGCCGAATCCTCATCCCGAATTCTATATGCACGCGAACCCTTATGCGGCAACCCATCCGCCACAGTCGGCGCCGATGACGGCGTATTCAATGGCCGGATCAATCCCTGCACAGCCGGCTCCCAATCCTTATCTTCCTGCTCCATCAGCTCCGACCCAGATCCCACAGAAACCCGACGACTATCCGCAGTTCCGAGCTCCAGCACAGTATGGAACGAGCTTCGATGCGCTTAACCATAATCCTCTTTCGTCGTCCATTTCATCTGCCATGGGCGCGGCTATGCCGAGCTCCTTGAGTGACCGTAATCGGTCCCACTCGGATCACAGCCCCTCAGCTTATCGGAACTCTTCGATTTCCTCGCGAAGTGTTGCAACCGATGCAACCTCACCGATGGACCCTGCCACTCCAGCTACATATTCACGGGGTAACAGTTTCAGCCTAGCGGGGCAATTGGATGGGGCGTCGCACCATTCTGTGGAACAGCGCGGCATGGCGGCCTTTGACCCTAGTATCCCTCGTCGGGAGTCGAATCCAATTCCTACCCCTTATTACACCGGAGGCGACAGACATCCGTACTATGTGGGCGCCACCGCTCCAGCGGCTCATGCTAACTACCCTGTCTCCACTTGGACGACGGCTGCTCCAGCTCAACCGCAGGTATAA